The genomic DNA CAGACGCTGACGGATATGCTAGCGGCGACACGCAGCTACCAGCTGGCAGCTCGGACGCTGCAACTCGCCGACGAGACGCTCCGGCTAGCGGTGAACTCGGTGGGCCGCATCAGCCAGGGATGAGGTGAGGCACGATGGAAGCGCTGTACTTTCCGGCAGTCAGTGGCGCGCGAGCCCAGCAAGTACGACTCGACACCATCGCGCACAACCTGGCGAACCTGGAGACCGATGGATTCAAAGCCGTGCGGGCCGAGTTCGCCGCAGTACCACCGCAGCAGTACCTGGTCGCACGAGCTGGCGAGGCTGTCCTCGGCCCGGTGCGTGTCGGTGCCGGTGTGGAAGTCATCGGCACTACCCGGCAATACACGCTCGGGCCGATCGAAGTCACCGGCGATCCCTTCGACCTCACCTTGAGTGGACCGGACACCTTCGTCGCCACGCAGCTCGCCGACGGTACGATCGCCTACCGTCGCAGCGGCCGCCTCAGCCTCGACGGAGCCGGTCGACTCATCTTCGAGGACGGAAGCCTCCTCCAGCCACCCGTCACACTCCCAGCTGGGACGCAACTCGACCGGATCGCACCGGACGGCACCATCTACGCGCGGACAGCCGATGGCACCGGAACGCAAGCGATCGGACAGATTCAGCTGGTGCGCTTCCCCAACCCACAGGGACTGCTCGCAGCCGGACAGGGTCGCTGGCTGGCGACCGAGGCAGCCGGGCAACCGGAAACCGGCATTCCTGGGGAAGCGACCTGGCCACCGGTGCTGAGCGGAGTCCGCGAGCATTCCAACGTGGACCTCGTCGATCAGATGACGCAGCTCATCATGGCGCAACGTGCCTACACCGCGAACCTCCGCGCGCTCCAGACGATCGACGAACTGATCGAGATCGCCACGCGCTTGCGGCAGTAGTAGGAAATCCAGCACGGCCCCTTCAGAGCCATCCGAGCTCTGCCGATAGAGTAGGATGAGCGGCGAGCGGATGCCGCAGCGAGAGCGAACCCGAGGGAAGGGACGATGGTCAACCAGGTCGGCAGTATCGGGCACGATCCCTCGATCCAGCGGATCGAGACGCCCGAGCAGCAGGCACGGCAGCCAGTCGCCCCGCCGGCTCGTCCGGATCGCCCGTCGCAGGCAGCGGAGTTGACGCCGGAACTCCAAGAGGTGCAGCGGGCGATCGAGGTGGTGCGGCAGGCACCGGACGTGCGCGAAGGGCGCGTCGCGGCGATCCGGAAGCTCCTGGAGGCCGGACGCTACCAGGTGCCACTGGAGGCGGTTGCTGATCGGGTAGCGAACGAACTCCGGCCGACGCTCGAGAGCGAGTAGGCGCTGGAGGAGACCAGACCATGGGCAAAGCGCCGCAGGGAGGCGGCAGCAGCGACGAGCTGGCTGCCATCGGTGAGCTTTTGGCTGCGCTCGCACAGGCACTGGTGGCGGGAACGCCCGAGGAGATTACCGCATTGGCGCGACTCCTCGAGCAGCGTGCGAACGAGCTGCAACCGACCACCGCGGACGCAGCGCGCCTGGCAGCGATCGCGACGCTACGCGAGCGTGCCGCTTCGCTCGTGCAGACTCTTTTCGTCACGACCGACCGCTTCCTCGCCCGGGCGATGGAAGTGCAAGCCCGAGGTCAGAGCTACCGGCCGAGGCCGGGTGCACTACCATCAGGCACATCGATCGGGAACGGCACTGCCGCGAGCTTGGCCGACTACCGCAACAGCCTGTCAGACCTGCGCGCATAGGGGTTCAGCGCGAGGCGGCTACTGCCGATCATTTTCCGAGAAGAGGTCTCGGCGGAGGGATTGCGGCGATGGTCTTTCGGGCACTGGAGACAGCGTTCCGCGGCCTCATGGCCCAGCAACGCGCCGTCGATACGACGAACCACAACATCGCCAACGCGAACACGCCGGGCTTCGCACGGCAACGCGTGGCTCTAGTGCCGAGCGCACCGTACACGGTGCCTGCCTTCAACCGCTCCGGCTTGGCCGGGCAGATCGGAACCGGTGTCCTGGTGGCGAGCATCACGCGCATCCGCGAGTCGGTCTTCGACCAACAGTACCGCGTACAGTCGCAAGCGCTCGGGGAAAGCTCGACGCTGGTCGATGCGTACGCACAGATCGAGGCCGTCTTCAACGAGCCGACCGCATCGGGGCTGGGTGCCCTGCTCGACCGCTTCTGGCGGGCCTGGCAGGCGGTGAGCAACCAGCCGGAAGACCTGGCAGCGCGGGCTGCCCTGGTCCAGGACGCTACGACGCTCGCGGCGAACCTCAACCGGATGCGGACGCAGTTGCAACAGCTCCAGAGCGACGCGGCGGTCAAGCTGACGCTCCAAGTGAGCGAAGTGAACGGCATCGCACAGCGCGTTGCAGCGCTCAACCAGCAGATCGTCGCAGCGCTGGCGACGGGGCAGACGCCGAACGACCTCCTGGACCAGCGTGACCTGCTCCTCGACAAACTCGCGAGCTTCACCGGTGCGACGATCCGAACCCTTCCGAATGGGGCCGTCAACATCTACCTCGGTGGCTACCCGCTGGTCGATCAAGAGCAGTCGTTCCCCCTGACCGTGCAGGTCGCTGGAGGCACCGCCAGCATCGCCTGGCAGGGGACGAACAGTCCCGTCGCATTGGAGCGTGGCTCGTTGCAAGCGCTTCTCGATATACACAACTCGACCCTGCCGGGCCTAGTGGGCAAGCTGGAGGCGATCCGCGACGCCCTCGCCAACGAAGTGAACGCACTGCACACGACCGGCTACGGGCTCACCGATCCAGCGGGACCACCACCAGCGCGCCCGTTCTTTGTGATCAACCCGGACGGCTCGCTCGAGGTCGAACCGACGATCGTCGCCGATCCTCAGTTAGTCGCGGCTGCCGATGCAGCCGCCGAACCCGGGAACAACGCGATCGCCCGGGCGATCGCTGAGCTTCGCTCCAAGCTCGTCCTCAACGGCAACACCGCAACGATCAACGATTTCTACAACACGCTCGTTGCGGAGGTCGGCGGCGCATCGCAGACCGCGCAGGTGACCCGTGACAACCAGCAAGCGCTCGTCGACGCGATCGACCGGCAACGCAAGGAGATCATGTCAGTCTCGCTCGACGAAGAAATGGCCAACCTCATCAAGTACCAGCAGGCATACGGGGCGGCCGCGCGGGCGATCACGGCGGTCGACGAGATGCTCGACCGGATCATCAACGGTATGGGCCTGGTGGGACGCTAGCGACGGTGCAGTAGGGTGGAAGGATAGTGTGGGATGCGCGTCACACACGGTATGCTGGTCGACACCTTGCTGAAGAACCTCTCCGGAAACCTGGCACGGATGGAACGGGTGTACCAGCAGATCACCTCGGCCCGGCGCATTTCGCGTCCCTCGGACTATCCTGTCGGAACCGCAACGGTGCTCCGTCTCGGTTCAGCGGCACAAGAGATCGAGCAGTACCTGGCGAACGTCGAACAGGCCCGAACCTGGCTCGACCTCACCGATCAGGCGCTGACGACGATCGGGCAGTCGCTGCAGCGCGTCCGCGAACTGGTCGTGCAGGCTGCGAACGACACGCTTTCGGCCGACGACCGGCAGGCTATCTGGGCCGAGCTGACCGCGCTGCAGGAGCAGATCGCGACCACTGGCAACTACGCGCACGCCGGACAGTACCTCTTCGCCGGCAGTACGACGCAGACGGAGCCGTTCGATCTCTCGACCGATCCACCGACCTATCGAGGGAACAACGACCAGCTACTGCGCCTGATCGATCGCGGCGTCACGGTGGACATCAACGTCCCGGGCAGCGTCGCGATCGTGCCAGTTCTCCAGGCGGTGAAGCAAGCGCGCGATGCGGTCGCGTCGAACGACCCGAACGCGATTCGTGCCACCCTCGCGACGATCGATGCCGCCCAGACACAGCTTCTGGCAGCGCAGGCCTCGGTGGGCGCGCGCGTCAACCGGCTGGACGCCCAGCGTGACCGTCTGCTCGACGCGCACACGAGCACGCTTCGGCTCCTGAGCGAAGCCGGTGACACCGACATGGCCGAAGCAGTCACCCGGTTCTCGAAAGAGGAACTCACCTACCGAGCGGCGCTGCAGGCGGGAGCCCGGGCGATCCAGCCGACGCTCCTCGACTTCCTGCGGTAAGCCCGAGAGGAGGAGCGATGGCTCGACCGATTCAGAACGTGGCCACAGAAGTCGCCGAGCGGACGATCATCTTCCCCAACGGCCTCATCGGTTGCCCAGAATGGCGGCACTTCGCTGTCGAGGCTCCCGACGAGCTCCCGGGCCTTCTCGTGCTCCGCTCGCTCGACGAACCGGGGATCGAATTCGTGCTCGCGCCAGTCCCCGAGCTGGTGCCGGACTTCCTCGATCAACTGGCGCAGGTGGACCGAGCAGCGCTGGCAGCGCTTGGTGTGGGAACGGCAGCGGAGGTCGAACTCTGGGCGACCTTGAGTGTCCACGAGGACGGAACCGTTACCGCGAACCTCCTGGGGCCGCTTGTGCTGGACTTCGCCCGTGGCTGCGGGATCCAGGTGGTTCTCGCCGATTCGGGTTGGGGCACTCGCCACCTGATCGTGACGGCATGAAGGGGATGGTGCGATGCTCGTGCTCACCCGGCGACCAGGCGAGGCCCTGCTGATCGGCCAGGACATCCGGCTCGTCGTGCTCGGCGTCGAAGGCGAACGCGTCAAGCTTGGCATCGAGGCACCACGGGAGGTCACGGTCGTCCGTTCCGAGCTCCTGGAGGCCGTCCGCGAGGCGAACCTGCAGGCTGCACGAGCACCCGCGCGCGTGCTGGAGCGGCTGCAGCGAGCGCTCGCTGGCTCGCCGACCGAACGACCTTGACGACCCCTACCTGCTATTCGCCGAGAGGCCGCGTCCCTCGCCCTTCTGTCCTGCCGCGCAGCATCCGCCACTGCATGACGAGCTGGAACCCTCACGGGCCGGCTCGCTACCGTTGCGGGTGGCGACCTGCCGCCACGTTGCGTTCCCAACTCGTTCCCCAGTAGAAGAAGCGTCCTGCAACCGGGCCACGCGCTCGCTCGTTGTATCCAAACAGGAGAAGGCCGCACGGCGGCGCCCCGAACGAGCCACCGCGTCTGGCTCGGCGAGGAACCGCGACCGACCAGGTGGGGTTGTCTGGCAGATAGGATTGACCAGGGAGCGAGAGTATGACGGGCTACCTGCCGTGGCGAGTACTCGCCGAGCAGTGGGAGACTCACTGGGTCGGCTACGTCGTCGAACTCCCCGGCTGCCAGTTCGCGGCGGCTACGCTCGATGAACTCCTGCAACGGGTACCGCTGGCGATTTCCAGCCATGTAGCGTGGTTGCGCGGACACGGTTTGCAGGGGATGAACCGGCCCTCCGACGTCTTTCTTCTGACCGAGCGCGCTCAGGCGCTTCCGGGTCAATGCGGACCGCTCTTCGACGCGGACCGGCGGAACATTTCGGCCGGCGAGCTCGACGTCGCGATCCGTGTCGGGGAGGCCGCTATCGAGGAACTGCTGGCACTCGCCGTACGCGCCCACGACTGGGACACGCTTCCGGAATCGCAGCGACCGCCCGGTTGGCCACCCCCGACCGTTCTCCGTCACGTCGCTGAAATGGACCGCTGGTATGCGGCACGCCTCATGCCGGATATCGGCGCGTTGGCACTGCCGGACGATCCGCGCGAGGCAGTCCGCCGCGCCCACCAGGCGTTCGTCTCCGGGATCCGAGCGTGGTGGGCGATCTGGAGAGACCGGGTCGTCGAGCGCGACGGTGAACAGTGGACGGTTGCCAAGGTGCTCCGTCGTCGCACTGGGCACCTGCGCGAGCACGCCGAGCAGCTGCTCGCCTGGGTCAGGGTTGCCGGCCAGTCCAACCGGAGTTGAGCAGGATGCCGCAGACACGGACTCGTGTCCGAGCGCATCCCGTGCAACAGTGGCAAAGCGCGACCGCTCAACAGAAGAGGCGCCACGTGGCGGGATCGCGACCGGCAGCAGCGTAGTCGAAGTCGGCGGCGAACGGCTGGACGGTACAGCGCCCCTCGAGGACACGCACGGCGACGTAGCGGGAGAGCGCCGTGATCGGCGCCGCTGGATCGCGGAGTTCCTCCAGGGTGAAGAAGCGCGCATCGTCGATCTCGTGACCATCCGGTTGCGGCTCACCGGCGAGCCAATCGAGCAAGAACATCACGTAGGTATCATTGCGATCGCCATCGCAGCGTGTCCGCAAGCCGACGATGCCGTGCACTGCCGCTGTGATCCCAGTTTCCTCGGCGACCTCGCGCACGACTGCCTGGTCGAGCGTCTCACCGGGCTCGACGAGTCCGCCGGGGAAGAGATAGAGACCACGGGAGGGCCCATAGCGCTGTCGGACGAGCAGGATCGCCCGCTCGCGTTGGACGATGCCACCGACAGCGACGACGTGTCCCACTATCCCTGACACTGCTCACTCCCTCCGAGGCCATTCTGGAAGAGTATGGACGATGGATGCCACAGTCGGCGAGTAAAGTGAGCAGGAGCGGGGGATGAGTGCGTCCGACCGACCGTCCTGTCCAGGCTCGGGTTGGCGGGCATGGGCCACAGCGACTCGAAAGGGAACCCGGGCGAGAAGGCCGGTCATGGCTGAGGAACGAGATCACGCGGGTTGTGGATCTTCCAGACGCCATCTTCGTAAACCAGATGGAACATATACGTCGAGACACGTGGGCCGAGACGCTGGACGACGATGACGGAGGCCTCGTTGCCGCGGATTTCGGGTTGGTCGATCTCGAGGATCTCGATACGCGAACCGATCTCGGCTGCCGCCTGGACGACCGCCATGAACTCGTCGAACGACTCGCCGTCATTGGTCGCCCGGGAATGCATGAGCCAGGCCTCGCCAGCGCGACCGTGATAGATCGCGTCCAAGTAGCGCGTGACGACGGCACGGACCTCGTCTGCTGGGTCGGTGAACGGGGTGGGAGTTGGAACCGGCGCAGCGCGAGAGCAGGCGAGGAAGAAGACGCTTGACAGGGTGAAAAAGAACCAGGCAGCGAGAACTCGACGCATCGAGCGACCTCCCGGTGCTCTCCTGCAGAGCCAACGATAGCCGCTCACTCTTGACAAAGTCAACCGATGAGCATAGAATGGCTCTAGCATTGGTCATGCCCCGATATCCAGAGTACGGCAGTGTCGAGCAGAGCGAGGAGGTCGTTCGATGGCTGTGACGGTGTCGCGCCGCACATTCCTGAAATTCGGTGGCGCGGCAGCGGGAACCGCAGTGGGTGCCTTAGCTGGCCTGGGCGTGGATCTGCGTCCCAAGCAGGTGCGGGCACAGCAGCTGCGGATCGCGAACGCGCAGGTGTTCCCGAGCGTGTGCCCCTACTGTGCAGTGGGCTGTGGAACCCTCGTGCACGTGGTCAACGGGCAGATCGTCAATATCGAGGGGAACCCGAAGAGCCCGATCAACAAGGGGAACCTGTGCCCGAAGGGAGCAGCGCAGTTCCAGCTGCACGTGAATCCCAACCGGCTGACCAAGGTCCTCTACCGGAAGCCTTATGGCACCCAGTGGGAAGTCGTCGACCTCGACTGGGCGATGGACCGTGTCGCGGAACTGGTGAAGAAGACGCGCGACGAGACGTTCGTCGAGACGCTACCGAACGGCAAGCGGGTGATGCACACGACGGCGATCTTCTCGCTGGGTGGCGCGACGATCGATAACGAGTGGAACCACATCCACCAGAAACTGATGCGTGGCCTGGGGATCGTCCGGATCGAGAACCAGGCACGGATATGACACAGCTCGACCGTCCCCGGTCTGGGGACTCGGCTCGGGCGCGGTGGTTCGACCACCTTCCCCGGTGACCTCGTCAACGCGGACCTGATCATCATCATGGGTTCCAACATGGCCGAGAACCACCCGGTGGCATTCCGCTGGGTGGCGGAGGCGAAGCGACGCGGTGCGAAGCTGATCCACGTCGACCCGCGCTTCACGCGCACCTCGGCGATGGCGGATCTCTACGTGCCGCTCCGCTCCGGGACGGATATCGCCTTCCTCGGCGGACTCATCCACTACATGATCGAGAACGAGAAGTATTTCAAGGACTACGTCGTCAACTACACGAACGCGGCGACGATCATCCGCGACGATTTCCAGGACACCGAGGATCTCGAGGGGGTCTTCTCGGGTCTGAAGGAAGCTCCCGAAGGGACGTTCCAGAAGTACGTCTACGACAATGCGACGTGGCAATACAAGCGCACGCAGCCGTGGGATGCGGCCAAGGCGCGTGAGGAGGCGAAGAAGGCAGCGACCTTCGCGGAGATGATCCAGAAGATGGTGCCGCCACCGGCCGAGAAGGATCCCACCCTGCAACACCCACGGACGGTGTTCCAGATCGTCCGGCGTCACTTCTCGCGCTACACGCCGGAGATGGTCGAGCAGATCTGTGGGACGCCGAAAGAGCTGTTCCTCAAGGTGGCCGAGATGCTGGCCGAGAATTCCGGCCCGGAGCGCACGACGACGTTCGTCTACGCGATGGGCTGGACGCAGCACACCTACGGCGTCCAGAACATCGGTTGCGCGGCGCTCCTGCAGCTCCTGATGGGGAACATGGGCCGACCAGGCGGTGGCATCCTGGCCTTGCGCGGGCACGCCACGATCCAAGGCTCGACCGATATTCCGACGCTCTACCATTCGATCCAAGGGTACATGGCGCACCCGGACGCACGGCGCAATCACGATACGTTGCGCGACTACATCCTCACCGAGACGCGGCCGACCGGGTACTGGGCGAACCTGCCCAAGTTCATGGTGAGCTACCTCAAGTCGATGTACGGCGCTGCCGCCAAGCCGGAGAACGACTTCGGCTACGACTGGCACCCGAAGATCAACGGCGACTACTCGTTCATGGCCAGCTTCCACGCCATGGCGCGGGGCGAGATCAAGGGTGCGTTCTTCTTCGGTCAGAATCCCGCCACCTCGATCAACGCGGGGCTCATCCGCCGCGCCCTCGCGAATCTGGACTGGCTGGTCGTCAAGGACAACTTCGAGACCGAGACGGCCGCCTTCTGGTACAAGTCGCCGGAAGTCCAGAGCGGCGAGATGAAGCCGGAGGAGATCAAGACCGAGGTCTTCCTGTTCCCCTCCGCACAGGTGGCGGAAATCGAGGGGACGTATACCAATACGCAGCGACTCATCCAGTTCCACGAGAAGGCAGCCGACCCGCCCGGCGACTGCCGTTCGGATGCGTGGTTCACGCACCAGCTCGCACTGCGCTTGAAGAAGCTCTATGCCGACTCGACCCTGCCGCGCGACGAAGGGTTCAAGAACCTGACCTGGGACTACGACTACGAGCCAGGCAAGTACCCGACGAACACGCGCATCCAGGGTGAGCCGGACGTCATGAAGATCTGGCGCGAGGTCAACGGGTTCAAGACCGACACGGGCGAACTCCTCAAGGGGTTCGGCGACCTCAAGGACGACGGTTCGACGACTTGCGCGTCGTGGATCTATTGCGGCGCCTATCCGGAGGAGGGGAAGTTCCTGCCGGCGAGCCGCAACCCGGATCCGGACGACAAGCCGGGTACCCACCTCGGTTGGGGCTACGCCTGGCCAGCCAACCGGCGCATCCTCTACAACCGGGCTTCGGCCGACCCCAATGGCAATCCCTGGTCGGAGCGGAAGAAGTACATCTGGTGGGACGCTGGACAGAAGAAGTGGGTCGGTAACGACGTACCGGACTTCCCGGCGACGAAAGCGCCGGACACGCCGGCCAAGCCGGGTGCGACTGGCCTCGATGCCCACGACGGCAAGAGCCCGTTCATCATGATGGCCGACGGCAAGGGCTGGCTCTTCGTGCCGACCGGGTTGCAGGACGGACCGCTGCCGACGCACTACGAGCCGATTGAGTCGCCGGTTCCGAACTTGCTGTATCCGAAGCAGCAGAACAACCCGATCGCCAAGTACTACGAGCACGAGCGGAACCAGCTGGCTGCAGTCAGCGACCCGCAGTTCCCGATCGTGCTGACGACCTACCGCCTGACGGAACACCACCTCTCCGGCGCGATGAGCCGCTGGCTGCCGTGGCTGGCGGAGCTCCAGCCGGAGCTGTTCGTCGAGATCAGCCCGGAGCTGGCGCAGGAGAAGGGGATCAAGAACCTCGACTTGGTGCGCATCACCTCGAAGCGCGGCACGATCGTTGCCAAGGCCCTGGTGACGCCGCGGCTGCGGCCGCTCACGGTGAACGGCAAGACGATCCACCAGATCGGTATGCCGTGGCACTGGGGCTTCATGGGGATCGTGGTCGGCGACGTGGTCAACGATCTCGGTGCCTGGGTGGCCGATCCGAACGTGCAGATCCACGAGATGAAGGCGCTCACGGTCAACGTCGAGAAGGCGAAGTAGGTGGAGAACGGAGGGGGAAGCCGGTGCGGCGGGACACCACCGCACCGGCCATGCCCTGGGGGAGATGAGCGATGGCCGAACCGATGGGCTTCTTCACCGACACGTCCGTCTGCATCGGCTGTAAAGCCTGCGAGGTGGCCTGCAAGGAGTGGAACCAGCTACCAGCTCGGAACGGCGGCAAGATCCAGCTGAGCGGGCAGTCGTACGACAACACGGTCTCGCTGAGCGGCATCCAGTGGCGGCACGTCAAGTTCGTCGAGCAGTTCAGCCCCGACCGGTCGACCGGCCGCTGGCTGATGATGAGCGACGTGTGCAAGCACTGTGTGCAGGCAGCGTGCCTCGAGGTCTGCCCAACCGGTGCCATCATCCGGACGGAGTTCGACACCGTCGTGATCCAGCAGGACGTCTGCAACGGGTGCCGGGCCTGCATCGCGGCCTGCCCGTTCGGCGTCATCGAGATCAATCCCGAGACGAACACCGCGATGAAGTGCACCCTCTGCTACGACCGGCTGCAGGCCGGCATGGTACCGGCGTGTGCGCAGGCCTGCCCGACACAGTCGATCCAGTTCGGGCCGATCTCGGAACTCAAGCAGCGTGCCCAGGAACGCTTGCAGCAGCTGCACGAACAAGGCGTCACACAAGCTCGTCTCTACGGGCACGACGAGTCGATCTTGGGCGGCTTGAACGCGTTCTATCTTTTGCTCGACAAGCCGGAAGTCTACGGCTTGCCCTCCAATCCGCAGCTCCCTTCACGGAACGTCGCTCCCTCGGCTGCCTTGTCGGCAGCAGGCGCAGTCGCGCTCGGTCTTCTCGGGCTCGTCGGTCTGCGCAAGCAGCGGATGGATCGGCTCGCAGCGGAGGCACGTGGCGAAGGGGAGGGCAGCCATGCCGGATAGCTTTTTCACGCACTCGCCGGAATGGCGGTGGTGGATCGTCTTCTACTTCTTCATCGGCGGCATCTCCGGCGGCGCATTCGCACTCGCTGCGCTCTTGCGCCTTTTCGGGCAACCGGGTGACCGTCCGGTTTCACGTCTCGGGTACTACATCGCGTTTCCCGGTAGCCTGATCAGTGGTCTCTTGCTGATCCTCGACCTGAAGCGGCCGGAGCGCTTCTGGCACATGTTGATCCAATCGGAGACCTTCCGACCGGCGTTCAAGTGGTGGTCGCCGATCTCTGTCGGATCGTGGGGACTGCTCGCCTTCGGCTTCTTCTCTTTCCTCGCGTTCGTGGGTGCGCTCGCTGAAGTCGGTATCCTGCCACGTGGGCTCTCAGCATTTGTCACCGGGACGCTCGGGGCCATCGTCAATGTCCTCGGTGGTCTCTCCGGGTTCTTCTTAGCCGGCTATACTGGGGTGCTCCTGTCGACGACCAATCGGCCACTCTGGAGCGATACGGTTTGGCTCGGGTTGCTCTTCCTCGTCTCCGGCTTCTCGACTGGTGCAGCGCTCTTGATCCTGCTGAGCTGGCGGAGCGATTCGCCGGCGGTCCGGTGGCTGAAAGAACTCGATTCCTGGACACTCATCCTGGAACTCGTCGTCCTGATCGTCCTACTGGCATCGGTCGGCACGGCGGTGCTCCGGCCGGTTCTGTTCAACGCCTGGGGCGTTCTCTTGCTCGTCGGTGTCGTCCTGGTCGGTATTCTGGTCCCGTTGCTTCTTCACTTCCGGCCGCTGCTCGGGCGGTTGACGGTGCCGAGTGCGGCCGTGCTGGTCCTGGTCGGAGGGTTCATTCTCCGTGTCGTGATGTTGCTCTCGTCGGAGGCTGTGTGAGGTGGGGCGAGCAAGACGAGTGGTCAGCTGGGCACTCCGGATCCTGGCAATCACGGTGCTCTCGGGTGCACTCATCGCCTGTGGGCCGGAGGCATCGCGCACACGCGGCGGCGGTCCGGGTGCGGATATCGGTAATCGCGGGAGCGAAATCCAGCTCCATCCCTTCGGCCCAAAGGTGATCTACTCGAATACTCCGAAGGAGGGCGAGGCCAGCCAGGTCGCTGGGATGCCGGTCGAATGAGTACGAT from Thermomicrobium sp. 4228-Ro includes the following:
- a CDS encoding flagellar hook-basal body protein; the protein is MEALYFPAVSGARAQQVRLDTIAHNLANLETDGFKAVRAEFAAVPPQQYLVARAGEAVLGPVRVGAGVEVIGTTRQYTLGPIEVTGDPFDLTLSGPDTFVATQLADGTIAYRRSGRLSLDGAGRLIFEDGSLLQPPVTLPAGTQLDRIAPDGTIYARTADGTGTQAIGQIQLVRFPNPQGLLAAGQGRWLATEAAGQPETGIPGEATWPPVLSGVREHSNVDLVDQMTQLIMAQRAYTANLRALQTIDELIEIATRLRQ
- the flgM gene encoding flagellar biosynthesis anti-sigma factor FlgM, whose amino-acid sequence is MVNQVGSIGHDPSIQRIETPEQQARQPVAPPARPDRPSQAAELTPELQEVQRAIEVVRQAPDVREGRVAAIRKLLEAGRYQVPLEAVADRVANELRPTLESE
- the flgK gene encoding flagellar hook-associated protein FlgK, with the protein product MVFRALETAFRGLMAQQRAVDTTNHNIANANTPGFARQRVALVPSAPYTVPAFNRSGLAGQIGTGVLVASITRIRESVFDQQYRVQSQALGESSTLVDAYAQIEAVFNEPTASGLGALLDRFWRAWQAVSNQPEDLAARAALVQDATTLAANLNRMRTQLQQLQSDAAVKLTLQVSEVNGIAQRVAALNQQIVAALATGQTPNDLLDQRDLLLDKLASFTGATIRTLPNGAVNIYLGGYPLVDQEQSFPLTVQVAGGTASIAWQGTNSPVALERGSLQALLDIHNSTLPGLVGKLEAIRDALANEVNALHTTGYGLTDPAGPPPARPFFVINPDGSLEVEPTIVADPQLVAAADAAAEPGNNAIARAIAELRSKLVLNGNTATINDFYNTLVAEVGGASQTAQVTRDNQQALVDAIDRQRKEIMSVSLDEEMANLIKYQQAYGAAARAITAVDEMLDRIINGMGLVGR
- the flgL gene encoding flagellar hook-associated protein FlgL, producing MRVTHGMLVDTLLKNLSGNLARMERVYQQITSARRISRPSDYPVGTATVLRLGSAAQEIEQYLANVEQARTWLDLTDQALTTIGQSLQRVRELVVQAANDTLSADDRQAIWAELTALQEQIATTGNYAHAGQYLFAGSTTQTEPFDLSTDPPTYRGNNDQLLRLIDRGVTVDINVPGSVAIVPVLQAVKQARDAVASNDPNAIRATLATIDAAQTQLLAAQASVGARVNRLDAQRDRLLDAHTSTLRLLSEAGDTDMAEAVTRFSKEELTYRAALQAGARAIQPTLLDFLR
- the fliW gene encoding flagellar assembly protein FliW; translation: MARPIQNVATEVAERTIIFPNGLIGCPEWRHFAVEAPDELPGLLVLRSLDEPGIEFVLAPVPELVPDFLDQLAQVDRAALAALGVGTAAEVELWATLSVHEDGTVTANLLGPLVLDFARGCGIQVVLADSGWGTRHLIVTA
- the csrA gene encoding carbon storage regulator CsrA codes for the protein MLVLTRRPGEALLIGQDIRLVVLGVEGERVKLGIEAPREVTVVRSELLEAVREANLQAARAPARVLERLQRALAGSPTERP
- a CDS encoding type II toxin-antitoxin system HicB family antitoxin, which gives rise to MTGYLPWRVLAEQWETHWVGYVVELPGCQFAAATLDELLQRVPLAISSHVAWLRGHGLQGMNRPSDVFLLTERAQALPGQCGPLFDADRRNISAGELDVAIRVGEAAIEELLALAVRAHDWDTLPESQRPPGWPPPTVLRHVAEMDRWYAARLMPDIGALALPDDPREAVRRAHQAFVSGIRAWWAIWRDRVVERDGEQWTVAKVLRRRTGHLREHAEQLLAWVRVAGQSNRS
- a CDS encoding NUDIX domain-containing protein; this translates as MSGIVGHVVAVGGIVQRERAILLVRQRYGPSRGLYLFPGGLVEPGETLDQAVVREVAEETGITAAVHGIVGLRTRCDGDRNDTYVMFLLDWLAGEPQPDGHEIDDARFFTLEELRDPAAPITALSRYVAVRVLEGRCTVQPFAADFDYAAAGRDPATWRLFC
- a CDS encoding nuclear transport factor 2 family protein, translated to MRRVLAAWFFFTLSSVFFLACSRAAPVPTPTPFTDPADEVRAVVTRYLDAIYHGRAGEAWLMHSRATNDGESFDEFMAVVQAAAEIGSRIEILEIDQPEIRGNEASVIVVQRLGPRVSTYMFHLVYEDGVWKIHNPRDLVPQP
- the fdh gene encoding formate dehydrogenase; translated protein: MAVTVSRRTFLKFGGAAAGTAVGALAGLGVDLRPKQVRAQQLRIANAQVFPSVCPYCAVGCGTLVHVVNGQIVNIEGNPKSPINKGNLCPKGAAQFQLHVNPNRLTKVLYRKPYGTQWEVVDLDWAMDRVAELVKKTRDETFVETLPNGKRVMHTTAIFSLGGATIDNEWNHIHQKLMRGLGIVRIENQARIUHSSTVPGLGTRLGRGGSTTFPGDLVNADLIIIMGSNMAENHPVAFRWVAEAKRRGAKLIHVDPRFTRTSAMADLYVPLRSGTDIAFLGGLIHYMIENEKYFKDYVVNYTNAATIIRDDFQDTEDLEGVFSGLKEAPEGTFQKYVYDNATWQYKRTQPWDAAKAREEAKKAATFAEMIQKMVPPPAEKDPTLQHPRTVFQIVRRHFSRYTPEMVEQICGTPKELFLKVAEMLAENSGPERTTTFVYAMGWTQHTYGVQNIGCAALLQLLMGNMGRPGGGILALRGHATIQGSTDIPTLYHSIQGYMAHPDARRNHDTLRDYILTETRPTGYWANLPKFMVSYLKSMYGAAAKPENDFGYDWHPKINGDYSFMASFHAMARGEIKGAFFFGQNPATSINAGLIRRALANLDWLVVKDNFETETAAFWYKSPEVQSGEMKPEEIKTEVFLFPSAQVAEIEGTYTNTQRLIQFHEKAADPPGDCRSDAWFTHQLALRLKKLYADSTLPRDEGFKNLTWDYDYEPGKYPTNTRIQGEPDVMKIWREVNGFKTDTGELLKGFGDLKDDGSTTCASWIYCGAYPEEGKFLPASRNPDPDDKPGTHLGWGYAWPANRRILYNRASADPNGNPWSERKKYIWWDAGQKKWVGNDVPDFPATKAPDTPAKPGATGLDAHDGKSPFIMMADGKGWLFVPTGLQDGPLPTHYEPIESPVPNLLYPKQQNNPIAKYYEHERNQLAAVSDPQFPIVLTTYRLTEHHLSGAMSRWLPWLAELQPELFVEISPELAQEKGIKNLDLVRITSKRGTIVAKALVTPRLRPLTVNGKTIHQIGMPWHWGFMGIVVGDVVNDLGAWVADPNVQIHEMKALTVNVEKAK